In Serratia sp. FDAARGOS_506, a genomic segment contains:
- a CDS encoding LysE family translocator, whose amino-acid sequence MNLSLLAAYFAAIFLLIATPGPVVVMVANTAARFGARRALLTALGSNWASLLLIGIAALIITGLFAVDMHMLQWVGLLGCLFIGRMAIVSLYEDLSARTPNAQPVAPPQKRSAIVNGFLVGIANPKDIIFFVAFFPQFIAVTPSIGVSLTLLTVLWVLADFAILLAYITLLSGTALQRARRAISVLSALLLLVVAVVGAGYALWGLLG is encoded by the coding sequence ATGAACCTGTCGTTATTGGCGGCGTATTTCGCCGCCATTTTTTTGCTGATCGCCACGCCGGGGCCGGTGGTGGTGATGGTGGCCAACACCGCAGCGCGCTTTGGCGCCCGGCGCGCGCTGTTGACCGCGTTGGGCAGCAACTGGGCCTCCTTGTTGCTGATCGGTATCGCCGCGCTGATTATCACCGGTCTGTTCGCCGTGGATATGCACATGCTGCAGTGGGTAGGCCTGCTTGGTTGCCTGTTTATCGGCCGTATGGCGATCGTTTCGCTGTATGAGGATTTATCCGCACGAACCCCCAATGCGCAGCCCGTTGCGCCGCCGCAAAAACGCTCGGCGATCGTGAACGGTTTTCTGGTGGGCATCGCCAATCCCAAAGACATTATCTTTTTCGTCGCCTTTTTCCCACAGTTCATCGCCGTCACCCCCTCGATCGGCGTCAGCCTGACGCTGCTGACCGTGCTGTGGGTGCTGGCGGACTTCGCCATCTTGCTGGCCTATATCACTCTGCTGTCGGGGACGGCATTGCAGCGCGCGCGGCGGGCGATCTCTGTCCTGTCGGCGTTGCTGCTGTTGGTGGTGGCTGTGGTGGGAGCGGGATATGCGCTGTGGGGGCTTCTCGGCTGA
- a CDS encoding MFS transporter produces MKTTLPPAARLGRQALLFPLCLVLFEFATYIGNDMIQPGMLAVVADFNAGEEWVPTSMTAYLAGGIFLQWLLGPLSDRRGRRPVMLAGVAFFIVACLAILLVTTIEQFIAMRFLQGIGLCFIGAVGYATIQESFEESVCIKITALMANVALIAPLLGPLAGAALIHVAPWQSMFVLFAALAAIAFYGLWKAMPETATLQGEAFSAANLWRDYRQVLGNRRFLCGALAIGFASLPLLAWIAQSPVILISGESLSTLDYGLLQIPVFGALILGNLTLARLTGKNSVERLIKLGAGPMLLGLLIAALATQFSSHAYLWMTAGLSLYAFGIGLANAGLYRLTLFSSNVSKGTVSATMGMLSMMVFTVGIELAKVAYVWGGSGLFNLFNLISGLCWLTLVALFLGKRRNGDPTPQPNGAA; encoded by the coding sequence ATGAAAACGACATTACCACCTGCGGCACGCTTGGGCCGACAGGCGCTTTTATTCCCTCTTTGTCTGGTGCTGTTCGAGTTCGCCACCTATATTGGCAACGATATGATTCAGCCGGGCATGCTCGCCGTCGTGGCGGATTTCAACGCCGGTGAAGAGTGGGTGCCCACCTCGATGACCGCCTATCTGGCCGGCGGCATCTTCCTGCAGTGGCTGCTCGGGCCGCTGTCGGATCGCCGCGGCCGCCGCCCGGTGATGCTGGCCGGGGTGGCCTTCTTTATCGTCGCCTGTTTGGCGATCCTGCTGGTCACCACCATCGAGCAGTTCATCGCCATGCGTTTCCTGCAGGGCATCGGCCTGTGCTTTATCGGCGCCGTCGGCTACGCCACCATCCAGGAGTCGTTTGAAGAATCGGTGTGCATCAAGATCACTGCGCTGATGGCCAACGTGGCGCTGATCGCCCCGCTGCTCGGGCCGCTGGCCGGCGCGGCGCTGATCCACGTCGCACCGTGGCAGAGCATGTTCGTGCTGTTCGCCGCGCTGGCGGCCATCGCCTTCTACGGCCTGTGGAAAGCCATGCCGGAAACCGCCACGCTGCAGGGCGAGGCGTTTTCCGCCGCCAACCTGTGGCGCGACTACCGCCAGGTGCTGGGCAATCGCCGCTTCCTGTGCGGCGCCCTGGCGATCGGTTTCGCCAGCCTGCCGCTGCTGGCCTGGATAGCCCAGTCGCCGGTGATCCTGATCAGCGGTGAGTCGCTGTCGACGCTGGATTACGGCCTGCTGCAAATCCCGGTGTTCGGTGCGCTGATCCTCGGCAACCTGACGCTGGCGCGCCTGACCGGCAAAAACAGCGTGGAGCGCTTGATCAAGCTGGGCGCAGGCCCGATGCTGCTGGGGTTGCTGATCGCCGCGCTGGCAACCCAGTTCTCCAGCCACGCCTACCTGTGGATGACCGCCGGCCTGAGCCTGTACGCCTTCGGGATTGGCCTCGCCAACGCCGGGCTGTACCGCCTGACGCTGTTCTCCAGCAACGTCAGCAAGGGCACGGTGTCGGCCACCATGGGTATGCTGAGCATGATGGTGTTCACCGTCGGCATCGAGCTGGCCAAGGTCGCCTACGTCTGGGGCGGCAGCGGGCTGTTCAACCTGTTCAATCTCATCAGCGGCCTGTGCTGGCTGACGCTGGTGGCGCTGTTCCTCGGCAAACGCCGCAACGGCGATCCCACGCCGCAGCCGAACGGCGCGGCTTAA
- a CDS encoding acyltransferase yields the protein MSEKIGWIDNLRAMACMMVVMIHATTYYVTNGTAIGLHNWDIANVLNSLSRVSVPLFFMISGYLFFGEKSAGRRHFTRIACCILFYSVIALIYIAVFTKIGFWPSLRGILQKPVFYHLWFFYAIAVIYLLSPLISVKPVSRRYLAAALVVLAVLANPSTDKLTLGNAHLLPVNLYIYGDTFYYLLYALAGRAIGMMEARGHAVGWLAALGFALCVALIARGTKHQLFINGNFADTYYIYSGPLVFMAAVALLVWVKHCLPQPIGWLSVFSRHSLAIYGFHALIVNVMRSRHLDFTGHPLLDIFWVFGVALGISLLLSIGLQRLDTRRLVS from the coding sequence TTGAGCGAGAAAATCGGCTGGATAGACAATCTGAGAGCGATGGCGTGCATGATGGTGGTGATGATCCACGCCACCACCTATTACGTCACCAACGGCACGGCGATAGGGCTGCACAACTGGGATATCGCCAACGTGCTGAACTCGCTGTCGCGCGTGTCGGTGCCGCTGTTCTTCATGATTTCCGGCTACCTGTTCTTCGGCGAAAAGAGCGCCGGTCGGCGGCATTTCACCCGCATCGCCTGCTGCATTCTGTTCTACAGCGTCATCGCGCTGATCTACATCGCAGTCTTTACCAAGATCGGTTTTTGGCCGTCGCTGCGCGGCATCCTGCAAAAGCCGGTGTTCTACCACCTGTGGTTTTTCTATGCCATTGCGGTGATTTACCTGTTGTCGCCGCTGATCAGCGTCAAGCCGGTGTCGCGCCGTTACCTGGCCGCCGCGCTGGTGGTGTTGGCGGTGCTCGCCAACCCGAGTACCGACAAACTGACCCTCGGTAACGCGCACCTGTTGCCGGTTAACCTGTATATCTACGGCGATACTTTCTACTACCTGTTGTACGCGTTGGCCGGACGGGCGATTGGCATGATGGAGGCGCGCGGGCACGCCGTGGGCTGGCTGGCGGCGCTGGGGTTTGCGCTGTGCGTGGCGCTGATCGCGCGCGGCACCAAGCATCAGCTGTTCATCAACGGCAACTTCGCCGATACCTACTACATCTACAGCGGCCCACTGGTGTTTATGGCGGCGGTTGCGCTACTGGTGTGGGTGAAACACTGTTTGCCGCAGCCGATCGGCTGGCTGAGCGTGTTCTCCCGCCATTCGCTGGCTATCTACGGTTTTCACGCTCTTATCGTCAATGTGATGCGCAGCCGGCATCTGGATTTCACCGGCCACCCGCTGCTGGATATCTTCTGGGTGTTCGGCGTGGCGCTGGGGATCAGCCTGCTGTTGTCAATCGGCCTGCAGCGGCTGGATACCCGCCGGCTGGTGTCATAG
- a CDS encoding GlxA family transcriptional regulator: protein MPQAVYFLLLPNVLSLDVSGPAETLRLAGQFTLRYLSPAPQIVCSIGMTLSGLQPLPERLEDGAILVLPGVGDSQRYFAGEEAEQARRWLATLRPDLQRQRITLVCICSGALLAAQAGLLDGYQCTTHHDVIERIRRQAPAAQVKENRIFVEDRGVYTSAGITTGIDLALHLVHHHCGSSRARDVARDMVVYFRRAGDDPQLSPWLRYRNHLHPAVHRAQDVLAAEPEAEWSVSQVAEKAHVSSRHLARLFRSHVGISVREYHEQLRLAVAQQRLQQGYGLEKAALAAGFSSGRQLRRAQQRRRSPL from the coding sequence ATGCCGCAGGCCGTCTATTTTCTGCTGTTGCCCAACGTGTTGTCGCTGGACGTCAGCGGCCCGGCAGAAACCCTGCGCCTCGCAGGGCAGTTCACCCTGCGTTATCTCAGCCCGGCGCCGCAGATCGTCTGCTCCATCGGCATGACGCTGAGCGGCCTGCAGCCGTTGCCTGAACGCCTGGAAGACGGCGCCATCCTGGTGCTGCCGGGCGTCGGCGATTCGCAGCGCTATTTCGCCGGGGAAGAGGCCGAGCAGGCGCGTCGCTGGCTGGCGACGCTGCGGCCCGATTTGCAGCGGCAGCGCATCACCCTGGTCTGCATCTGCTCCGGCGCGCTGCTGGCGGCGCAGGCCGGGCTGCTCGACGGCTATCAATGCACCACCCACCACGACGTCATCGAACGTATCCGCCGGCAGGCGCCGGCGGCGCAGGTGAAAGAGAACCGCATCTTCGTTGAGGATCGCGGCGTCTACACCAGCGCGGGCATCACCACCGGTATCGATTTGGCGCTGCACCTGGTCCACCACCACTGCGGCTCCAGCCGGGCGCGCGACGTCGCCCGCGACATGGTGGTCTATTTCCGCCGCGCCGGCGACGATCCGCAACTGTCGCCCTGGTTGCGCTACCGCAACCACCTGCACCCGGCGGTGCACCGCGCGCAGGACGTGCTGGCCGCCGAGCCGGAGGCCGAGTGGTCGGTATCGCAGGTGGCGGAAAAAGCGCACGTCAGCAGCCGGCACCTGGCGCGGCTGTTTCGCAGCCACGTCGGCATCAGCGTGCGGGAGTATCATGAACAGCTGCGGTTGGCGGTGGCGCAACAGCGCCTGCAGCAAGGGTATGGGTTGGAGAAGGCCGCGTTGGCGGCCGGTTTTTCTTCCGGGCGGCAGCTGCGCCGCGCCCAGCAGCGCCGGCGCTCGCCGCTATGA
- a CDS encoding isochorismatase family protein, which yields MSQSALLIIDVQQSFQHRPFWQEDDLPAFQQALTRLIAGCRQRGAALVDVLHISPQGPFSLASGHVKRLPFLTHQADITVHKHVHNALTESGLDAWLRERDINHLIVSGIRTEQCCETTTRVASDLGYRVTFVTEATLTFPMRHPDGETFTPAQLKRHTETVLVDRFARIASVDEALAQLAQE from the coding sequence ATGTCACAGAGCGCGTTATTGATCATCGATGTCCAGCAATCATTCCAGCACCGTCCATTCTGGCAGGAGGACGATCTGCCGGCGTTCCAACAGGCGCTGACGCGCCTGATCGCGGGCTGCCGGCAACGCGGCGCGGCGCTGGTCGATGTGCTGCACATTTCGCCGCAGGGGCCGTTCTCGCTGGCATCAGGCCACGTGAAGCGCCTGCCGTTCCTCACCCACCAGGCGGATATCACCGTGCATAAGCATGTGCACAATGCGCTGACCGAATCCGGCCTCGACGCCTGGCTGCGCGAGCGGGATATCAACCACCTGATCGTCTCCGGCATCCGTACCGAACAGTGTTGCGAAACCACCACCCGGGTGGCGTCAGATCTCGGTTATCGGGTGACTTTCGTCACCGAGGCGACGCTGACCTTCCCGATGCGTCACCCCGACGGTGAAACCTTTACCCCCGCGCAGTTGAAGCGGCATACTGAAACCGTACTGGTCGATCGTTTCGCCCGCATCGCCAGCGTAGATGAGGCGCTGGCGCAACTCGCACAGGAGTAA